Proteins from one Rosa chinensis cultivar Old Blush chromosome 7, RchiOBHm-V2, whole genome shotgun sequence genomic window:
- the LOC112179689 gene encoding UDP-glycosyltransferase 89B2, translated as MTTSAKVHVLVFPYPAQGHMLPLLDLTHQLATRGVSITILVTPKNLPILDPILSKHPSIKTLVLPFPPHPSIPPGFENVKDLPIHAFVSMMCALHDLHRPIVEWFRSHPDPPAAIISDMFLGWTHHLAKELGIKRFEFSPSGALALSVIYGLWRNMPKKDDPNDESQVVSFPEVPNCPKYPWWQLSTVYRSYVAGDPVSEFIKEGFWGNMESWGLVVNSFTELERVYLECLRKDLGHDRVWAVGPLLPPENDDQPRPVQRGGSGSVSVEEIKSWLDAREDRTVVYVCFGSQAVLTNDQVRELALGLEKSGVHFVLGVKEPTKGGHVEGRDCAMPQGFEHRVAGRGLVIRGWAPQVVILKHRAVGAFLTHCGWNSVLEGVVAGVALLCWPMGADQFSNATLLVEQLKVGIRVCEGARTVPDANALARAVADSVSEKHVEIRERVKALREAALEAVREGGSSVKELDGLVDHLATLQPELSNNLQSKQNGN; from the coding sequence ATGACCACCAGCGCCAAAGTCCACGTCTTGGTCTTCCCCTACCCTGCACAAGGCCACATGCTCCCTCTCCTCGACCTGACCCACCAACTCGCCACGCGCGGCgtctccatcaccatccttgtcACCCCCAAAAACCTCCCCATCCTCGACCCCATCCTCTCCAAACACCCCTCAATCAAAACCCTAGTTCTCCCTTTCCCTCCCCACCCCTCCATCCCTCCCGGCTTCGAAAACGTAAAAGACCTCCCCATCCACGCCTTCGTTTCCATGATGTGCGCCTTGCATGATCTCCACCGCCCCATAGTCGAGTGGTTCAGGTCCCACCCCGACCCTCCCGCCGCAATCATCTCCGACATGTTCCTCGGCTGGACCCACCACCTCGCTAAAGAACTCGGGATTAAAAGGTTCGAGTTCTCGCCGTCCGGGGCGCTCGCGCTCTCCGTTATTTACGGTCTGTGGCGGAACATGCCTAAAAAAGACGACCCTAATGATGAGAGCCAGGTGGTCTCCTTCCCGGAGGTTCCGAATTGTCCGAAATACCCCTGGTGGCAGCTCTCCACCGTGTACAGGTCGTACGTGGCGGGAGACCCGGTTTCGGAATTTATTAAAGAAGGGTTTTGGGGGAATATGGAGAGCTGGGGGCTGGTGGTGAACTCGTTCACCGAGCTGGAGCGAGTTTATTTGGAGTGTTTGAGGAAGGACTTGGGGCACGATCGGGTTTGGGCCGTCGGGCCGCTGCTCCCTCCGGAAAATGATGACCAGCCCAGGCCCGTACAGAGGGGCGGGTCCGGTTCGGTTTCGGTGGAGGAGATAAAGTCGTGGCTGGACGCGCGGGAGGATCGGACGGTGGTTTACGTTTGCTTTGGGAGTCAGGCGGTGCTGACCAACGATCAGGTGAGGGAGCTGGCGTTGGGGCTGGAGAAGAGTGGGGTCCATTTCGTCTTGGGTGTGAAGGAGCCCACCAAGGGAGGACACGTGGAGGGTAGGGATTGCGCGATGCCGCAAGGTTTTGAACATCGAGTAGCGGGGAGGGGGCTCGTAATCCGAGGGTGGGCGCCTCAAGTGGTGATTTTGAAGCACAGGGCCGTCGGTGCATTCTTGACACATTGCGGGTGGAACTCTGTGCTCGAGGGGGTCGTGGCGGGCGTGGCGTTGCTGTGTTGGCCAATGGGGGCGGACCAATTTAGCAACGCCACATTGTTGGTGGAACAATTAAAAGTAGGGATTAGGGTTTGCGAGGGTGCACGGACCGTGCCCGACGCAAATGCGTTGGCACGAGCTGTGGCGGATTCGGTGAGTGAGAAGCATGTCGAGATCAGGGAGCGAGTGAAGGCGCTGCGTGAAGCGGCATTAGAGGCCGTCAGAGAGGGCGGAAGTTCAGTGAAGGAGTTGGACGGGTTGGTGGATCATTTGGCTACATTACAACCAGAGTTAAGTAATAACTTGCAATCCAAGCAAAATGGAAATTGA
- the LOC121050479 gene encoding uncharacterized protein LOC121050479: MVSLSFNIITFLVLMVLPLLHVTQSASTADMSEVPASGDHETIKPVVVPRMGTLNLNQQETCEVSNRRFLGRKMMFKRILGMVKEEAGYLNGGQSSKSIATSSGSAHPVKNSININVRPQRLRNISRGHPHTRRRVKVKIAGNFIPLNADYHVPRPHPPKNN; encoded by the exons ATGGTGTCTTTAAGCTTCAATATTATCACCTTTCTAGTACTAATGGTGCTCCCTCTGCTACATGTAACTCAGTCAGCTAGCACTGCAG ATATGAGTGAAGTACCGGCTTCTGGTGATCATGAAACTATTAAACCAGTAGTTGTGCCAAGAATGGGCACCCTGAATCTGAATCAACAG GAAACCTGTGAAGTTTCAAACAGGAGATTTCTTGGGAGGAAGATGATGTTTAAAAGGATTTTGGGAATGGTAAAAGAGGAAGCAGGATACTTAAATGGAGGACAATCTTCCAAGAGTATTGCTACTTCATCAGGTTCTGCGCATCCTGTCAAAAACAGTATCAATATCAATGTACGACCACAAAGATTGAGAAACATTAGTAGAGGACATCCTCATACTCGTCGTCGTGTGAAGGTGAAAATAGCTGGTAACTTTATACCTTTGAATGCTGATTATCATGTTCCAAGACCTCACCCGCCCAAGAATAACTAA